Proteins co-encoded in one Streptomyces sp. JH34 genomic window:
- a CDS encoding UbiA family prenyltransferase, with product MDTTDRPPAPARATRLPRGWAGLALSCHPGPVVAVTVLVSALAVGSGPGSGRPALITGAVLTGQLSVGWCNDAYDVLRDAEAGRLGKPVAQGATSPGTVWGAAFTALFLCVVMSFACGAAAGTAHLTGVAAAWAYNLRLKETVLSWLPYAIGFGSLPCLVALSLPGSTWPAWWAVAAGALLGVAAHLGDVLADIEADLRAGVRGLPQRLGAARTRLLLPLPLAAATAVLVLGPPGAPGGPAVAVLCGVAVCAVVVTTVCAGPRRGGSWRKTALAGTVVVASADVALLLTRGTGVA from the coding sequence GTGGACACCACGGACCGGCCGCCGGCACCCGCTCGCGCCACCCGTCTGCCGCGCGGGTGGGCGGGTCTCGCGCTGTCCTGCCATCCCGGACCGGTCGTGGCGGTGACGGTCCTCGTGTCGGCACTGGCCGTCGGCTCGGGTCCGGGGAGCGGCCGTCCGGCCCTGATCACCGGCGCGGTGCTCACCGGGCAGCTCTCGGTGGGCTGGTGCAACGACGCCTACGACGTGCTTCGTGACGCCGAGGCCGGCCGCCTGGGGAAACCGGTCGCCCAGGGCGCGACGAGCCCGGGCACGGTGTGGGGCGCGGCGTTCACGGCGCTGTTCCTGTGCGTGGTGATGTCGTTCGCGTGCGGTGCCGCGGCGGGGACCGCGCATCTGACCGGGGTCGCGGCGGCGTGGGCGTACAACCTGAGGCTCAAGGAGACCGTGCTGTCGTGGCTGCCGTACGCGATCGGTTTCGGCAGCCTGCCGTGCCTGGTCGCCCTCAGCCTGCCCGGGAGTACGTGGCCCGCGTGGTGGGCGGTGGCGGCGGGCGCGCTGCTCGGTGTCGCGGCCCATCTGGGGGACGTCCTGGCGGACATCGAGGCGGATCTCCGGGCGGGCGTCCGCGGCCTTCCCCAGCGGCTGGGGGCGGCACGCACCCGGCTGCTGCTCCCGCTGCCCCTGGCCGCGGCCACCGCGGTGCTGGTCCTGGGCCCCCCGGGGGCTCCCGGCGGACCCGCTGTCGCAGTCCTCTGCGGGGTGGCGGTCTGCGCCGTGGTGGTGACGACGGTGTGCGCCGGCCCGCGGCGGGGCGGGAGTTGGCGCAAGACGGCGCTCGCGGGGACCGTCGTGGTGGCGTCCGCCGATGTGGCGCTGCTGCTGACGCGGGGTACGGGGGTCGCCTGA